In Metopolophium dirhodum isolate CAU chromosome 5, ASM1992520v1, whole genome shotgun sequence, the sequence TGAGAGGAaggtagtatttttatattggagtataactataactatttcGTTTAATTAACGACTATTTTTCAGAACTAGATAGTTGaaagtatatgtatatgaattaaattaaactctaatatgtattataataattacaacaataaattagcattaatatttaattattttgaattctataggtatattataactaaattgcTTGcgtattttaaatgtgatagttaataaaatactattatacgtattacacataaaaaatatataattactttaataatattaaacttaaaatagttacttttttaaagcaaattttaattaaaaaaattatttaaaagaataaatcAATCAATCAATTCTTGTTTACTATGAAATaagcttaaataaaaatatattctataatatgtttatgcaaataaaatgtaattaaatgtttGCATTACtaattaacacataatattgtacatttaatatctaatgtaaaaaacttaattgattaattatcaGGAACTccttaaattatgaatataattcgaTTTAGATAtgaaatttacagtaaaaaaaattataaatataatctacataaaaataagacataaaattaattaaagtacacacaaaaaaaaaaataggtaatggTTTGTTTGATTTGTCAAAAAAGGTTAACAACTAGAAAACATATTTATGGAATCTTGTACTTCTaggtatatgtttaatgtgattaaaattgaattcaagcTTCCGTATAGCTATGTAGTATACACACGCACGTATGCCACAACTAAgccaaaaatattctttttaaaatcACCCATAACAGCATCATAAGTCCTATGTAGACAGCGCTTTTGAAGATCATATGACagatatataaactaaaaaacaaacataaaataacgattttaattagaATTGTCAATTGTTAgtcacaaaacaataatattatagaccgCGAGTTAGAACGCGGTGATGCATTGTGggatatcaataattattgttgtagggccaataataaaattaattttattccctGGAAAATTCTAATCTCTATTCACGTTGCaagaaaaagttaaaagttatgaTGTATTCAATTGATTAAGCCTCAACAGTTTAGTCGTGTTAGTATTAGATCATGAAACAATTGCAACAAAGTTTACTATctaatttatacatagataatggaaataataaaagttttgagatggtaaatttatttttatataagtacaacTTACTATACAGATGttatacagttatattgtaGCCATactataagtataggtatatattattagataaggCATACCCGTGAAGACGTTTCCTGGCCTCCGGTAACTTGTCCTGTCCTTCTTTGAGCAAGAATGTCATTATCCCTTTGTGGTACGTATCCAAGTACTCTTCCCAATGCATCTTTTTAATATCGAATGGAAACAGCGTTTGGTCGTCGTTGTTTAAGCTGTTCCATAAACTTTGCACGTTTTTATTACTGAATATCCATTCCCTCGTGGAAAAGTATTCCAATATGTCAGTGAATCTTCCTATTTTCTTGTATTGATCGACCAATCTAAAATCGTATACGTTAATCATGTTATATTTCCGTTAACGTCGAATATTCCCGGTTAGGTATAACCTATGACGCCCTACTAACCGCGTTTACGGAAAAATAAAGCCAAACACCCACAAACCTGAGTTTATTTCCCGTGCAAATGAACACTAAATCCAACAGGAATGCGGGCAGATAATGTAATATCAGGACGGTGAGCTTGTGTGAAAACACCGACGCGTTCATGATCAATGTCGGATACCACATGGCCTTAGCCGTGGGCCGGTGCAAGATGTAGTACATCAGGGTCGTCGAAAATATTCTCCAAGTCAATGGGTTTTCGGGTGATGACACGAAATTGAAGATGCGAGGGTCGTCTGTGTGATTTTCGATCGATTCGCTCGGCCCGGCACGGCAGTATCTGCAGgagaaatatgaatataatttacaatagctggtataaaagaaataagaacaagaaaataataatatcgtttattcGTGAAAACAATTGTATACGATATGATGATATAATTCGATGGTGGGAATAGGCATAGATGTATAACCCCCAAAAATGCTAATTAGTCTCTAAAAgagactaatattttaatatttttgctaACAATTATACAAGGAATAAGGTAAAATTTGATTGATAAATCGTtaaacacgtataatatattaataaatagttatacaatattaaaagtgatgaattatttttttaaagttgacATTATTATTCAAAGCGTTAAGAGAGTTGAGAGTTACAGTATTTACCTGAATTTATATGTGAAATTGTGGGTTAAGTTATAAGCTTTTTAGGCGGTTACGTTAATTgtacattacaaaataatattgtgggtTACAGTGAGTGTTACATTAATTTACTGGAACCGTTTACAGTTATTGTGGTATCCCGTTGTGGCTTACATCGCACTTGACCATAATGTTGCTACTGTTACTGTGggttattatagtatagttcttaaaataaattaacttgaaTTTAGGATTGAGAAAAGTTATGTTGCTTTGAAAAAAGTTGTATTTACAttcgttttattattacctGTTATGGCCCAAGGGCGTAGCCAAGTATGGAGGCGGAGGAATCTCCTCCCCCACCCTGTCCATaggtaaaaatgaatacatttaacgaaattttaaattggggcaaacatttaaaaatacacttgTTTGCCCCCTTCCCCCTCATGATGATATTTCTAGCTACGCCCTTGTTAAAAAACTTCGTTTTCGATAGGATTGAGGGTTTACATCACTTGGCCTTTTCACCATTATTATTTTGAGCTGCACACGTATCACGTACGGTGAgataaaaaatatgcttttattATACGagcttaataatatgtatataatatcagtcGTCGCAAAGGACCGTTCTCATGCGTCGTACCTGACGTGTGTGTCCCAGGACGCGGCTATTAGCGCGTTCACAGTCAAATCGGCAGGCACAAGATCCGTGACGGCGTTAAGGTCGCACGGCAGAGATTTTATTATGCCCGTCATCACGCCAGTCACGATGCCCGTCGGCCCGTACAAATTGTCGATCCAACCTGGCAGCGGTTCATTGGCGGTCGCTATcactgttaaaataaaaataaacaataacaataatcgcctgcagtgtataatattatgataaaaaaaatgtcgcgTTTCCtcgtcatttttaaataatattatataggtgtctACCGATTGCCGGACGGACTATCGTGACGGGCAGACCCCTGGCTTCGCGCTTGATCAGTTGTTCGGCGGCCGCTTTCGTCATGACGTAAGTGTTTGGCATGGGTCCCAACAGGCTAGATTTATAAtggcaataatattgtattagggCATCTATTTTGGTGTTCGAcagatttaaattatgttttaagacaaaaaaacaaaaacgttgtacacaatattattcttataataaataaataaaaaaaaaaaattgaataatattacgatatcgTCATACTTTTGACGACGATTATGTCGTTGTTATACTGATGTAGAAATGTGTTGATGAGTGTTtgacgatttttaaaaatttgacgaaattaaattagtttaattaatcTATTACGAATCGAATACTAagcaatattgtaaattaagcAATTTGCATGTACAAAAGTGTAGgtacaattttaatacttacaaaGGTTTCATTTTTTCGAGTATATTTGAACTTTTTGTCTTATAAAGATGTATGAGTTTTTCATAGTTATACGGTAGATTATAAAACTTTTCTTCTATACGTTTATTATGACAGTTGGAGAAAGCCGTCGAGACATGTAAataagactaaaaaaaaaattgatttgtttttgtaattcgtAAATAGATGTTCGAAGAAAAAGTGATTAGGTATATATGATTAATttacacttttaaaaataataaataattaccgcGAGATTTTCAACTTTGTGAGCAAGTTTAACGATTTCTCTGGCGCCGATTACGTTTATTCCAATGGCAATGTCAAGACGTTCATCAAATCGAACCGTAGCCGCACTATGAAATATGACATTTACCTCTTTGATTAACATATTCAGGTCTTCGACGGACAGTCCCAAATCTGCTTGGCTACAGTCACCTCTGAGTGCACTGATTTTCTTTAATGTTGTCGCATCGATGTCTTTAAATATCTATAGTTTTGTAAAtcgatatcatataatatttaaaactatttatgcaataaaaatattacatcatcGTATAAAACGTACCGGCATATTGAATATGTCCTCCAGCCTTTCGTGCgcattttttccttttttgtcCCTTACTAGAAGATAGATGTGGTTGATCTGAGGGCACGATCTAATCAATTTGTTGACGATCAGCTTACCAAGAAACCCCGTACCTCCAGTGACGAAGacggatttatttttaaaaaactcttGGATGTTTGATTGTATTTCAGCCATTTTTgggaaaatataattgttactaaaaacaaagtaaataaatccaataaaaatgtattcaagtcCTTTAggataaaatgttgaataaactAGTTTTAACACAATGTTTGGCTAAAGTGTTGTTGAATGTGAGTTAACGTTTGTGCGATTGCTCTGTTATAGGAAGTAAAAATTAtaggtgttataatataatatttttatgagacCCCGTAAAACTATACATTGTCACGTATTGaacttatatacaaaataaatcattactTTAGAAGTTTAGCGCaactctttaaaaatataaaagcattTTTCATATCCGCATTATTACCATTTCTACGTGAGGTgcctattttaaatgttcaataaatattacaccTAAGCATTTTCCCATTTTTCTGAAGTGATTAGAtgaaataaatacagttttgatTACATACatcaata encodes:
- the LOC132945287 gene encoding putative fatty acyl-CoA reductase CG5065, producing MAEIQSNIQEFFKNKSVFVTGGTGFLGKLIVNKLIRSCPQINHIYLLVRDKKGKNAHERLEDIFNMPIFKDIDATTLKKISALRGDCSQADLGLSVEDLNMLIKEVNVIFHSAATVRFDERLDIAIGINVIGAREIVKLAHKVENLASYLHVSTAFSNCHNKRIEEKFYNLPYNYEKLIHLYKTKSSNILEKMKPFLLGPMPNTYVMTKAAAEQLIKREARGLPVTIVRPAIVIATANEPLPGWIDNLYGPTGIVTGVMTGIIKSLPCDLNAVTDLVPADLTVNALIAASWDTHVRYCRAGPSESIENHTDDPRIFNFVSSPENPLTWRIFSTTLMYYILHRPTAKAMWYPTLIMNASVFSHKLTVLILHYLPAFLLDLVFICTGNKLRLVDQYKKIGRFTDILEYFSTREWIFSNKNVQSLWNSLNNDDQTLFPFDIKKMHWEEYLDTYHKGIMTFLLKEGQDKLPEARKRLHGLYICHMIFKSAVYIGLMMLLWVILKRIFLA